A DNA window from Staphylococcus warneri contains the following coding sequences:
- a CDS encoding ABC transporter ATP-binding protein codes for MAHTIASLTDAVKSYDKHKVLDQISLDINKGELLGLIGPSGSGKTTTIKCLLGMETLNAGSTEVFNHSMPNRGVLSHIGYMGQTDALYENLTAKQNLTFFGHLSGLKGQQLAQSIDQNMKLVNLEGTLNKTINAFSGGMKRRLSLAITLLSNPDLIILDEPTVGIDPKLRQQIWSQLKSLTQQGKSVIVTTHVMDEAERCDKIGLIVEGRLFALGTPDELKQQFNVNTIEEVFIKAEEVKH; via the coding sequence ATGGCGCATACGATTGCATCACTCACAGACGCAGTAAAATCCTATGATAAACATAAAGTTTTAGACCAAATCAGTCTAGACATTAACAAAGGAGAACTTTTGGGACTAATAGGGCCTAGTGGTTCAGGTAAAACGACGACCATTAAATGTCTGCTCGGTATGGAAACATTAAATGCAGGTAGTACGGAAGTCTTCAACCATAGTATGCCTAATCGAGGCGTATTAAGTCATATTGGTTACATGGGACAAACTGATGCTCTATATGAAAATTTAACTGCTAAACAAAATCTTACATTTTTTGGTCATTTAAGTGGTTTAAAAGGCCAACAATTAGCACAAAGTATTGATCAAAATATGAAATTAGTCAATTTAGAAGGTACACTCAATAAAACCATTAATGCATTTTCTGGTGGAATGAAACGCAGATTGTCGTTAGCAATTACTTTGTTATCTAATCCAGATTTAATTATATTAGATGAGCCAACTGTCGGTATTGACCCTAAACTAAGACAACAAATATGGTCACAATTAAAATCATTAACGCAACAAGGGAAAAGTGTCATCGTCACAACACACGTTATGGACGAAGCTGAACGTTGCGACAAAATTGGGCTAATTGTAGAAGGGCGGCTTTTCGCATTAGGCACACCTGATGAGTTAAAACAACAATTCAATGTTAACACAATTGAAGAGGTCTTTATTAAAGCAGAGGAGGTTAAACATTAA
- a CDS encoding TetR/AcrR family transcriptional regulator: MNEETMDKRVYKTLTKIEKSMVTLLNVKSYDDISIKDICDESGISRGTFYQHYRDKDDFLFQYQKAMMKKGKRRLTQIQFEERRQFFEHALNFWINEGELLLLLLRDNGAYIVHQAIKKNLQQNIDVRLVPIMNTQALTNKEKYFLIIFMSNAVFGVLQDWVQRGRQESPKEISLMIDKVFNTVFV; encoded by the coding sequence ATGAACGAAGAAACCATGGATAAACGTGTGTATAAAACATTAACCAAAATTGAAAAAAGTATGGTTACACTACTAAACGTTAAATCTTATGATGACATCAGTATTAAAGATATTTGTGATGAAAGTGGCATTAGTAGGGGAACGTTTTATCAACACTATAGAGATAAAGATGACTTTTTATTTCAATATCAAAAAGCCATGATGAAAAAAGGGAAACGTCGATTGACACAAATTCAATTTGAGGAACGACGTCAATTCTTTGAACACGCGTTAAACTTTTGGATTAATGAAGGAGAATTATTACTTTTATTGTTAAGGGATAATGGCGCTTATATTGTCCACCAAGCCATAAAAAAGAATTTACAACAAAACATTGACGTCCGTTTGGTGCCTATTATGAATACTCAAGCACTTACAAATAAAGAAAAATATTTTTTAATTATATTTATGAGTAATGCGGTCTTTGGTGTGTTACAAGATTGGGTGCAAAGAGGGAGACAGGAATCGCCAAAAGAAATATCACTCATGATAGATAAGGTTTTTAATACGGTGTTTGTTTAA
- the cntK gene encoding histidine racemase CntK yields MNRQVIEFSKYNPSGNMTILVHSQHHPSDYAKIANRLMASTHVCCEQVGFIEFNNLNHGDDCRLVMSGNEFCGNATMSYMHYLQEHQRLTAQQCHLNVSGCDDVVPCTIHGHQQYEVGMPQAQHVTTEYLHIAQHMWQAIKITYESYVHYVIPIEEITATFKQQVAQFVREQQWDEQYKTIGIMLFNVQVQYLHPLIYIPEVKSLIWENSCGSGAASIGVFHNYQSQQSCEDYIVYQPGGSISVTSTYCSENGYRTSIKGRVSTVARGQAYIEEETMTH; encoded by the coding sequence ATGAATCGACAAGTGATTGAATTTTCCAAGTATAATCCATCAGGGAATATGACCATACTTGTTCATTCACAACATCATCCAAGCGACTACGCCAAGATTGCGAATCGATTAATGGCGTCGACACATGTATGTTGTGAGCAAGTAGGATTTATTGAATTTAACAATCTAAATCATGGGGATGATTGTCGATTAGTAATGAGCGGAAATGAATTTTGTGGTAATGCGACTATGTCATACATGCATTATTTACAAGAGCATCAACGATTAACGGCACAACAATGTCATTTGAATGTATCTGGTTGTGATGATGTAGTGCCTTGTACTATCCATGGTCACCAGCAGTACGAGGTAGGCATGCCACAAGCACAACACGTCACAACTGAATATTTACATATTGCACAGCATATGTGGCAAGCGATCAAGATTACATACGAATCATACGTACATTATGTGATTCCAATCGAAGAGATCACAGCAACATTCAAACAACAAGTGGCACAATTTGTGCGTGAACAACAATGGGACGAACAGTATAAAACCATTGGTATCATGTTATTTAATGTTCAAGTTCAATATTTACACCCGTTAATATACATACCAGAAGTAAAGAGTCTGATTTGGGAAAATAGTTGTGGTTCTGGTGCAGCTTCGATTGGTGTATTTCACAATTATCAAAGTCAACAGTCATGCGAAGATTACATCGTTTATCAACCAGGTGGCAGTATTTCAGTGACATCTACATATTGTTCTGAAAACGGATATCGCACTTCTATTAAAGGTCGTGTATCAACTGTTGCTAGAGGACAAGCTTATATAGAAGAGGAGACGATGACCCATTGA
- the cntL gene encoding staphylopine biosynthesis enzyme CntL, whose product MHSNTNIETLLQQYLERFEARYQQVLSDPNSIDALETLVDDYSQLILNPTYQQQYDLWQDEPRKQLITQQLQDITAQCVKQVEMIRARRLLDGKTSTSGYFDNIEHCIDEEFGQCHIGKEDKLLLVGSGAYPMTLIQVAKETGASVIGIDIDSQAVDLGQRVVNVLAPNEDIHISNQTVDQLSDIKEVTHIIFSSTIPVKYEILAQLFELTNDRVVVAMRYGDGMKAIFNYPSQHTASDQWQCVHHLVQPNQIFDVALYQKALSQAGITYV is encoded by the coding sequence ATGCATTCAAATACAAACATAGAAACACTTTTACAACAATATTTAGAGCGATTCGAAGCACGATATCAACAGGTTTTAAGTGACCCAAATTCGATTGACGCATTAGAAACATTAGTTGATGACTATAGTCAGTTGATATTAAATCCAACATATCAACAACAATATGATTTATGGCAAGACGAACCACGTAAACAACTAATCACACAACAACTGCAAGATATCACTGCGCAATGTGTGAAACAAGTTGAGATGATTAGAGCAAGACGATTATTAGACGGTAAGACGTCTACGTCAGGTTACTTTGACAACATAGAACACTGTATCGATGAGGAATTTGGACAGTGTCATATTGGTAAAGAGGACAAGTTATTACTCGTTGGATCGGGCGCGTATCCAATGACATTAATTCAAGTAGCTAAAGAAACTGGTGCTTCAGTCATTGGTATTGATATTGATTCACAGGCAGTTGATTTAGGTCAACGCGTGGTCAATGTGTTAGCACCTAATGAAGATATCCATATTTCTAATCAAACTGTAGATCAGTTATCAGATATTAAAGAGGTAACGCATATTATATTTAGTTCTACGATTCCAGTTAAGTATGAGATTTTAGCGCAATTATTTGAGTTAACCAATGATCGTGTAGTAGTCGCTATGCGTTATGGAGATGGGATGAAAGCTATCTTTAATTATCCTTCTCAACATACGGCGTCAGATCAATGGCAATGTGTACATCACCTCGTCCAACCCAACCAAATATTTGATGTGGCACTCTATCAAAAAGCGTTATCACAGGCAGGGATCACTTATGTCTAA
- the cntM gene encoding staphylopine biosynthesis dehydrogenase, with translation MSNILIIGSGPVAIQLAQLCNRVSKNHIDMVGRASTSKKSLDVYQSYQQAGTFTVTTQNDTHHQFAGQFQIRHFYQDIQQIDESYDTIILACTADAYRPMLQQLALTILQHVKHIILVSPTFGSHMMIEQLLADINTDVEVISFSTYLGDTRVVDMSQPHRVLTTAVKSKLFVGSNKPSSQLIPQLQTWFESLHIQLAVMDTPLHAEIHNSSLYVHPPLFMNDFALKAIFVGTDVPVYVYKLFPEGPITMTLIREMRQMWQEMMTILQKLSVPSVNLLKFMVKENYPVRSETISESDIHQFEELPAIHQEYLLYVRYTAILIDPFSKPDKDGRYFDFSAVPFKSLYQNEQGVVHIPRMPSEDYYRTTVIQAIGKALGVSTPMIDTLLHRYVGYCERYQIEHPQQSVSSQFNLDDFEEDISLVTTYLANSSNK, from the coding sequence ATGTCTAATATCTTGATTATTGGAAGCGGGCCTGTCGCTATTCAACTTGCTCAATTATGTAACCGTGTATCGAAAAATCATATCGACATGGTTGGCAGAGCGTCGACCTCAAAGAAATCACTGGATGTTTATCAAAGTTACCAACAAGCAGGTACATTTACAGTTACAACACAGAATGATACACATCATCAATTTGCTGGTCAGTTTCAAATACGTCATTTTTATCAAGATATTCAACAGATTGACGAAAGCTATGACACCATCATTTTGGCGTGTACTGCAGATGCTTATCGACCGATGCTACAGCAGTTGGCACTTACGATATTACAACATGTGAAACACATTATATTAGTATCACCAACATTTGGTTCACATATGATGATTGAGCAATTATTGGCAGACATCAATACTGATGTTGAAGTCATTTCATTTTCAACATATTTAGGAGATACGCGAGTGGTTGACATGTCTCAACCACATCGTGTGTTAACAACGGCTGTGAAATCGAAATTATTCGTTGGATCTAACAAGCCATCGTCCCAGTTGATTCCACAATTACAAACTTGGTTTGAATCATTACACATTCAACTTGCCGTGATGGACACACCCTTACATGCCGAGATACATAATAGTTCGTTATACGTTCACCCACCATTATTTATGAATGACTTTGCATTAAAGGCGATTTTCGTAGGCACTGACGTACCGGTATATGTCTACAAATTATTTCCAGAAGGTCCTATAACAATGACTTTAATTCGAGAAATGCGCCAAATGTGGCAGGAAATGATGACGATATTACAGAAATTAAGTGTGCCCTCCGTCAATCTTTTGAAGTTTATGGTTAAGGAAAACTATCCCGTACGTTCAGAAACGATAAGTGAGTCGGATATCCATCAATTCGAAGAGTTACCTGCTATACATCAAGAATACCTACTTTACGTCAGGTATACGGCAATTTTAATTGATCCATTTTCTAAGCCAGATAAAGATGGACGTTATTTTGACTTTTCGGCGGTACCATTCAAGTCACTTTATCAAAATGAACAAGGTGTCGTTCATATACCAAGGATGCCAAGTGAAGATTATTATCGTACGACGGTCATACAAGCGATTGGGAAAGCATTAGGTGTGTCGACACCAATGATCGATACGTTATTACATCGATACGTCGGCTATTGCGAACGTTATCAAATCGAGCACCCACAACAATCTGTATCGTCACAATTCAACCTTGATGATTTTGAAGAAGATATATCACTAGTTACAACGTATTTAGCAAACAGTTCAAATAAGTAA
- the cntA gene encoding staphylopine-dependent metal ABC transporter substrate-binding lipoprotein CntA: MNKLTKMSAVLLASGIILTGCGGNKGLEDKKEQKTLSYTTVKDIGDMNPHVYGGSMSAESMIYEPLVRNTKDGIKPLLAKKWDISKDGKTYTFHLRDDVKFHDGTKFNAEAVKKNIDAVQQNKKLHSWLKISTLIDDVKVKDDYTVQIHLKEAYQPALAELAMPRPYVFVSPKDFKHGTTKDGVKAFDGTGPFKMGEHKKDESATFNKNQHYWGERAKLNKVEAKVKPAGETAFLSMKKGETNFAFTDDRGTDSLDKDSLKQLKETGDYNVKRSQPMNTKMIVANAGNKDSAVSDKSVRQAIGHMVDRDKIAKDILDGQEKPATQLFAKNVTDINFNMPTRQFDTKKAEKLLDQAGWKMKQDKQIRQKDGKDLTMTMYYDKGSTSQKEQAEFLEAEFKKVGVKLNINGETSDKIAERRTSGDYDLMFNQTWGLLYDPQSTIAAFKSKTGYESATSGIKDKKKLYNDIDEAFKMKDEKERSKAYQQILKQVDDEGVFIPISHGSMTVVAPKDLKNVSFTQSQYELPFNEMQYK; the protein is encoded by the coding sequence ATGAATAAACTAACAAAAATGAGTGCAGTTTTACTAGCTTCAGGAATCATATTAACAGGATGCGGTGGCAACAAGGGATTAGAAGATAAGAAAGAACAGAAGACCTTATCCTATACCACGGTTAAGGATATTGGAGATATGAATCCGCATGTCTATGGAGGATCTATGTCAGCGGAAAGTATGATCTATGAACCGTTAGTACGCAATACGAAAGATGGTATCAAACCGTTATTAGCTAAGAAGTGGGATATCTCAAAAGACGGTAAGACCTATACTTTCCATCTAAGAGATGACGTCAAATTCCATGACGGTACAAAATTTAACGCAGAGGCAGTGAAGAAAAATATCGATGCTGTGCAACAAAATAAAAAGTTACATTCATGGTTAAAGATCTCCACATTAATCGATGATGTCAAAGTGAAAGATGACTATACTGTACAGATTCACTTAAAAGAAGCCTATCAACCAGCATTAGCTGAATTAGCAATGCCTCGTCCTTATGTCTTTGTATCTCCTAAAGACTTCAAGCACGGTACAACGAAAGATGGTGTCAAAGCATTTGATGGTACAGGTCCGTTTAAAATGGGCGAACATAAGAAAGATGAGTCGGCCACATTTAATAAGAACCAACACTATTGGGGTGAAAGGGCTAAATTAAATAAAGTAGAAGCCAAAGTGAAACCAGCTGGCGAAACAGCATTCTTATCAATGAAGAAAGGTGAAACCAACTTTGCTTTTACGGACGATCGTGGTACGGATAGCTTAGATAAAGACAGTTTAAAACAACTTAAAGAGACAGGCGATTATAACGTTAAACGTAGCCAACCTATGAATACGAAAATGATTGTTGCCAATGCCGGTAACAAAGATAGTGCTGTCAGTGATAAGTCAGTTAGACAAGCCATTGGACATATGGTTGATAGAGACAAAATCGCGAAAGACATTTTAGATGGTCAAGAGAAGCCAGCAACGCAGCTCTTTGCGAAGAATGTCACAGATATTAATTTCAATATGCCAACACGTCAATTCGATACGAAGAAAGCTGAAAAGCTATTAGATCAAGCCGGTTGGAAAATGAAGCAAGACAAACAAATTCGTCAAAAAGATGGTAAAGATTTAACGATGACGATGTACTATGACAAAGGTTCTACAAGTCAGAAAGAACAAGCTGAATTTTTAGAAGCTGAATTTAAAAAAGTTGGCGTCAAATTAAATATCAATGGAGAAACGTCAGATAAGATTGCAGAACGTCGTACCTCTGGCGATTATGACTTAATGTTCAATCAGACATGGGGATTATTATACGATCCACAAAGTACCATTGCAGCCTTTAAATCCAAAACAGGCTATGAAAGTGCTACCTCAGGTATTAAAGATAAGAAAAAGTTATATAACGATATCGATGAGGCATTCAAGATGAAAGATGAAAAAGAACGTTCTAAAGCTTATCAACAAATCTTAAAACAAGTGGATGATGAAGGTGTATTCATACCTATTTCACATGGCAGTATGACTGTCGTTGCACCTAAAGATCTGAAAAATGTGTCATTTACTCAATCACAATACGAACTACCATTTAACGAAATGCAATATAAATAA
- the opp1B gene encoding nickel/cobalt ABC transporter permease, giving the protein MFKLIIKRIALMFPLLIVVSFMTFMMTYLTNEDPAITILHAQGTPNVTPQLIAETKEKYGLDAPILVQYKDWLQQAVQFKFGTSYITGDPVSERIGPAFMNTLKLTLISSVSVMVTSICLGVVSALTRGQRTDRVIRSVAFFLTALPSYWVASMLIIYVSVKLNLLPTSGLTGPESYVLPVVVITMTYAGIYFRNVRRAMIEQLNEDYVLYLKASGVKTMTLLRHVLRNALQVAVSIFCMSIPMIMGGLVVIENVFAWPGLGQLSIKAIVEHDFPVVQTYVLIVAVLFIIFNALADIINALLNPRLREASR; this is encoded by the coding sequence ATGTTCAAATTAATAATAAAACGTATTGCACTCATGTTTCCGTTATTGATTGTAGTGAGTTTTATGACATTTATGATGACGTATCTAACAAATGAAGATCCAGCGATAACCATTTTACATGCGCAAGGTACACCGAATGTGACACCTCAATTAATAGCTGAGACAAAAGAAAAGTATGGGCTCGATGCACCGATTCTTGTTCAATATAAGGATTGGCTGCAACAAGCTGTTCAATTTAAATTTGGGACGAGTTATATTACAGGCGATCCAGTATCAGAACGTATCGGACCTGCATTTATGAATACATTGAAATTAACATTGATTTCAAGTGTATCAGTCATGGTGACCTCCATATGTCTCGGTGTAGTAAGTGCGTTAACACGAGGACAACGTACAGATCGTGTGATTCGTTCTGTCGCATTCTTTTTAACGGCGTTACCTTCGTATTGGGTCGCATCCATGCTCATTATTTATGTATCAGTTAAGTTAAATCTATTGCCAACATCTGGATTAACAGGCCCAGAAAGTTACGTATTACCAGTCGTTGTAATCACGATGACCTATGCAGGTATTTACTTTAGAAATGTAAGACGCGCCATGATTGAACAACTTAATGAAGACTATGTCCTCTATTTAAAAGCAAGTGGTGTAAAGACCATGACCTTATTGCGACATGTCTTACGAAATGCATTACAAGTGGCAGTGTCTATCTTCTGTATGTCGATACCAATGATTATGGGCGGCCTTGTCGTTATTGAAAATGTATTTGCGTGGCCGGGATTAGGACAGTTGAGTATTAAAGCGATAGTTGAGCATGACTTTCCGGTAGTACAAACGTATGTGTTAATCGTGGCGGTGTTATTCATCATCTTTAATGCATTAGCCGATATCATCAATGCGCTTTTAAATCCTAGATTAAGGGAGGCATCACGATGA
- the cntC gene encoding staphylopine uptake ABC transporter permease subunit CntC, which yields MMIVKRLLQDRGAVVALVIIATYFLLGCLAPVITFHEPNHIDTAHKFAGISATHWLGTDHLGRDVLTRLIYAIRPSLLYVSIALVISVAIGAILGFISGYFRGYIDALIMRCCDVMLAFPSYVVTLALITLFGMGVENIILAFILTRWAWFCRVIRTSVMQYTSADHVKFAKTIGMSDFTIIRKHILPLTLGDIAIISSSAMCSMILQISGFSFLGLGVKAPTAEWGMMLNEARKVMFTHPEMMVTTGIVIVIIVMAFNFLSDALQVAMDPRISSKEKMRAVKKGVMHE from the coding sequence ATGATGATTGTAAAACGATTATTACAAGATAGAGGGGCAGTCGTTGCGTTAGTGATTATTGCGACTTATTTCTTGCTCGGATGCCTAGCACCAGTGATTACCTTTCATGAGCCGAATCATATCGACACGGCACATAAATTTGCAGGTATAAGTGCGACACATTGGTTGGGTACCGATCATTTGGGTCGCGATGTATTGACGCGATTGATTTATGCCATTCGACCAAGTTTACTCTATGTCTCAATCGCATTAGTCATATCAGTTGCGATAGGTGCCATACTGGGATTTATTTCCGGATATTTCCGGGGTTATATTGATGCACTGATTATGCGATGTTGTGATGTGATGCTTGCATTTCCAAGTTATGTAGTGACTTTGGCGTTAATTACATTATTTGGTATGGGTGTGGAAAATATCATTTTAGCTTTTATACTCACACGTTGGGCATGGTTCTGTCGTGTCATACGTACGAGTGTGATGCAGTACACGTCAGCTGATCATGTTAAATTTGCTAAAACGATTGGCATGAGTGATTTTACAATCATTCGCAAACATATTTTACCGTTAACTTTAGGAGATATCGCAATTATTTCTAGTAGTGCTATGTGTTCGATGATATTGCAAATATCAGGGTTCTCATTTTTAGGTTTAGGTGTAAAGGCACCGACTGCAGAATGGGGCATGATGTTGAATGAAGCACGTAAAGTGATGTTCACTCATCCTGAAATGATGGTCACGACAGGTATCGTCATAGTCATTATCGTTATGGCCTTTAACTTCTTATCAGATGCATTACAAGTAGCGATGGATCCACGTATCTCTTCTAAAGAGAAAATGCGTGCAGTAAAGAAAGGCGTGATGCATGAATGA
- the cntD gene encoding staphylopine uptake ABC transporter ATP-binding protein CntD codes for MTLLTVQQLTIRDEWTDTTLVDDINFQVKRGETLGIIGESGSGKSITCKALVGLNPSRLKVTGKVHFDGHNLLALSERQLRQYRGQAIAMVMQQGARAFDPSNKVGKQMIETMQVHTSLSTQEIEQTLMDYMTYMNLTDPKNILASYPYMLSGGMLQRLMIALALALKPKLIIADEPTTALDTINQFDVLEAFEDIKQHFDCAMVFISHDLTVIHKVADRVIVMKEGQLVEEGTTEAVLHHPHHRYTQYLLSTKQKVNDHFQRVMRGDSHD; via the coding sequence ATGACCTTATTAACAGTTCAACAGTTAACGATTCGCGATGAATGGACAGATACAACACTTGTCGATGATATTAACTTCCAAGTTAAGCGTGGTGAGACATTAGGCATTATTGGTGAAAGTGGTAGTGGTAAGTCGATTACATGTAAGGCATTAGTAGGGCTTAATCCAAGTCGCCTCAAGGTTACAGGGAAAGTCCATTTTGACGGGCATAACTTGTTAGCATTATCAGAAAGGCAATTACGCCAATACAGAGGACAAGCGATTGCGATGGTCATGCAGCAAGGTGCACGTGCCTTTGACCCATCTAACAAAGTCGGAAAACAAATGATAGAAACCATGCAGGTACATACGTCATTATCGACACAAGAGATTGAACAAACATTGATGGACTATATGACCTATATGAATTTAACAGACCCGAAAAACATTTTGGCGTCTTATCCATATATGTTATCAGGTGGGATGTTGCAACGATTGATGATTGCATTAGCATTGGCATTAAAGCCTAAATTGATTATTGCAGATGAACCTACCACAGCCTTAGATACGATTAATCAGTTTGATGTGTTAGAAGCATTCGAAGATATTAAACAACATTTTGATTGCGCGATGGTATTCATTTCACATGATTTAACCGTTATTCATAAAGTGGCTGATCGTGTCATTGTTATGAAAGAAGGGCAATTAGTCGAAGAAGGAACAACAGAAGCGGTTTTACATCATCCACATCACAGGTATACGCAATATTTATTATCGACGAAACAAAAAGTAAATGACCATTTTCAACGTGTCATGCGAGGTGATAGCCATGATTAA
- the cntE gene encoding staphylopine family metallophore export MFS transporter CntE: MKGAMAWLFLRLYILTLMFFSANAILNVFIPLRGHDLGATNTTIGIVMGAYMLTAMVFRPWAGQIIARVGPIKVLRIILLINACALILYGLTGLEGYFIARVMQGVCTAFFSMSLQLGIIDALPEEHRSEGVSLYSLFSTIPNLVGPLIAVGIWHLDRISIFAIVMIAIALTTTFFGYRVTFASEEPDTRKKVEPLPFNAVTVFAQFFKNKELFNSGLIMIVVSIVFGAVSTFVPLYTVKFGFADAGIFLTIQAIAVVLARIYLRKYIPSDGIWHPVYMVSVLMLLVIASMLVVIGPHIHVLIFYSSAILIGATQALVYPTLTSYLSFVLPKAGRNMLLGLFIACADLGVSLGGSLMGPISDLVGFSWMYTICGMLVVVMMLMSAFKGIRQK, encoded by the coding sequence ATGAAAGGTGCCATGGCTTGGCTATTTCTAAGATTATATATACTCACACTCATGTTTTTTAGTGCGAATGCCATATTAAATGTATTCATTCCATTAAGAGGACATGATTTAGGGGCAACCAATACAACCATTGGTATTGTGATGGGTGCTTACATGCTAACAGCAATGGTCTTTCGTCCCTGGGCAGGCCAAATTATTGCCCGTGTCGGACCTATCAAAGTATTACGTATTATTTTATTGATTAATGCTTGTGCGTTAATACTATATGGACTGACTGGATTAGAAGGATATTTCATAGCTAGAGTGATGCAAGGTGTGTGTACGGCATTCTTCTCAATGTCGCTACAATTAGGTATTATAGATGCTTTACCTGAAGAACATCGATCAGAAGGTGTGTCACTATATTCATTATTTTCTACAATACCTAATTTGGTTGGGCCACTTATTGCAGTAGGCATTTGGCATTTAGATCGCATATCAATATTTGCTATAGTGATGATTGCGATTGCCTTAACAACGACATTCTTCGGTTACCGTGTCACCTTTGCTAGTGAAGAACCTGACACGCGTAAAAAGGTTGAACCATTGCCATTTAATGCAGTTACAGTCTTTGCACAATTCTTTAAAAATAAAGAATTATTTAATAGCGGACTCATTATGATTGTAGTATCAATTGTCTTTGGTGCAGTGAGTACCTTTGTGCCGTTATACACAGTCAAATTTGGGTTTGCAGATGCCGGAATCTTCCTAACCATTCAAGCTATAGCTGTCGTGTTAGCACGTATTTATTTACGTAAATACATTCCTTCAGATGGTATATGGCATCCGGTTTATATGGTCAGTGTTTTGATGTTACTTGTCATTGCATCGATGCTTGTAGTCATAGGGCCACATATACACGTACTTATATTCTACAGTAGTGCAATATTGATTGGTGCCACACAAGCTTTAGTATATCCAACACTTACGTCATATTTGAGCTTCGTCTTACCCAAAGCAGGTCGAAATATGCTACTAGGATTATTTATAGCCTGTGCAGATTTAGGCGTCTCATTAGGCGGTAGTTTGATGGGACCTATATCCGATTTAGTAGGATTCAGCTGGATGTATACCATTTGCGGTATGCTTGTTGTAGTTATGATGTTAATGAGCGCATTCAAAGGTATACGACAAAAATAA
- a CDS encoding type I toxin-antitoxin system Fst family toxin: MVSTIVTIISGCIVSVFTYWLHTRNNKKK; this comes from the coding sequence ATTGTAAGTACCATTGTCACTATAATAAGTGGCTGCATTGTTTCAGTATTTACATACTGGCTACATACTAGAAACAATAAGAAAAAATAG
- a CDS encoding type I toxin-antitoxin system Fst family toxin, producing the protein MSDVIIHLTTTIISGCIVAIFTNWLRHRNNKKDDR; encoded by the coding sequence ATGAGCGATGTGATAATACATTTAACAACCACAATCATTAGTGGTTGTATTGTTGCGATATTTACGAATTGGCTACGTCATCGCAATAATAAAAAGGATGACAGGTAG